The following are encoded in a window of Arcobacter arenosus genomic DNA:
- the crcB gene encoding fluoride efflux transporter CrcB, translating to MTLSWQTILAIGLGGFLGAIARAYSVHLSNKLIPLEFPLGVLIVNILGSFIIGVLFAIFAHYTINDSLKAFLTTGFLGALTTYSTFAIESFFLLQTSLFLGLTNMFLNLFGTVLAAASGYKLLHFFLK from the coding sequence ATGACTCTTTCTTGGCAAACAATATTAGCTATTGGTTTAGGTGGATTTTTAGGTGCAATTGCAAGGGCTTACTCTGTACACCTAAGTAATAAACTTATACCTTTGGAGTTTCCTTTAGGTGTATTAATTGTAAATATTTTAGGAAGTTTTATAATAGGTGTTTTATTTGCTATCTTTGCCCACTATACAATAAATGATTCCCTTAAAGCCTTTCTTACAACAGGATTTTTAGGGGCTTTAACCACTTATTCAACCTTTGCAATTGAGAGTTTCTTTTTATTACAAACTTCACTATTCCTTGGATTAACTAATATGTTCTTAAATCTATTTGGAACAGTACTTGCTGCTGCAAGTGGATATAAGTTACTTCACTTTTTTCTGAAATAG
- the tatA gene encoding twin-arginine translocase TatA/TatE family subunit produces MGMPGGMEWILIALVVLLLFGGKKIPELAKGLGSGIKNFKKAVKDDEEVATTEKAEEIEKKAEAKKEEPTENKTV; encoded by the coding sequence ATGGGTATGCCAGGTGGTATGGAGTGGATATTAATTGCTCTAGTTGTATTACTATTATTTGGTGGAAAGAAAATTCCAGAATTAGCAAAAGGTTTAGGAAGTGGTATTAAAAACTTCAAAAAAGCTGTAAAAGATGATGAAGAAGTAGCTACAACTGAAAAAGCTGAAGAGATTGAAAAAAAAGCTGAGGCTAAAAAAGAAGAGCCTACTGAAAATAAAACTGTATAA
- the argS gene encoding arginine--tRNA ligase, with protein sequence MQKLVKNYIEDILEKEVVLEKPKDITLGHFATPVAFSLAKELRKSPMIIAEELASKFDESIIFEKVEAVKGFINFKLSNGFLEQLSKEALQLGNDFGKCEKRDQSILLEYVSANPTGPLHIGHARGAVLGDSIARVGRHLGFDITTEYYVNDAGAQMDMLGLSISLAGRDLILKETVEYPEKYYRGDYLVDIAQQIFEKHGAEIFHDESRFREMAEFGKDIVMNIIISDLKDVGIEFDNFVSEASLYDAWLDTKKVLLDNGSLYEKDEKIFLKSTLHGDDNDRVVVRENGIPTYLAGDIIYHKNKFDRAYDHYINIWGADHHGYIKRVHAAVEFLGNDSSKLEILLSQMVQLLKGGEPYKMSKRAGNVILMSDIAEEIGSDTLRFVFLTKKSDTHLEFDLDMLKNQDSSNPIFYINYAYARINQVFKKSEKSFESVLNENYENLNQDGLNLVYESLLMPSVLEEAFAKRDMQKITDYLYSLASSVHRFYNEHKIVGSDDENKYLKVLSLCALTINVTLGLLGIKAKEVM encoded by the coding sequence TTGCAAAAATTAGTAAAAAATTATATTGAAGATATTTTAGAAAAAGAGGTAGTTTTAGAGAAACCTAAAGATATTACTTTAGGACACTTCGCAACACCAGTAGCTTTTTCTTTGGCTAAAGAATTAAGAAAATCACCTATGATTATAGCTGAAGAACTAGCTTCAAAGTTTGATGAATCAATTATTTTCGAAAAAGTTGAAGCTGTTAAAGGTTTCATTAACTTTAAACTTTCAAATGGATTTTTAGAACAACTTTCAAAAGAAGCATTACAACTTGGAAACGATTTTGGAAAATGTGAAAAAAGAGATCAATCAATACTTTTAGAATATGTAAGTGCTAATCCTACTGGACCACTTCATATAGGTCATGCAAGGGGAGCTGTTCTTGGTGATTCTATTGCTAGAGTTGGTAGACATTTAGGTTTTGATATTACAACTGAGTATTATGTAAATGATGCAGGTGCTCAAATGGATATGTTAGGTCTATCTATCTCTTTAGCAGGTCGTGATTTAATTTTAAAAGAAACTGTTGAATATCCTGAAAAGTATTATAGAGGTGATTATTTAGTTGATATTGCCCAACAAATCTTTGAGAAACATGGAGCAGAAATTTTCCATGATGAATCAAGATTTAGAGAAATGGCTGAGTTTGGAAAAGATATTGTAATGAATATTATAATTTCTGACCTAAAAGATGTAGGGATAGAATTTGATAACTTTGTTTCAGAAGCATCTTTATATGACGCATGGCTTGATACAAAAAAAGTTCTACTTGACAATGGTTCACTTTATGAAAAAGATGAAAAAATATTTTTAAAGTCAACTTTACATGGTGATGACAATGATAGAGTTGTAGTAAGAGAAAATGGAATACCAACATATCTTGCTGGAGATATAATTTATCATAAAAATAAGTTTGATAGAGCTTATGACCATTATATAAATATTTGGGGTGCAGATCACCACGGATATATAAAAAGAGTACATGCTGCAGTTGAGTTCTTAGGAAACGATTCTTCAAAACTTGAAATTTTACTTTCTCAAATGGTTCAATTACTTAAAGGTGGAGAACCTTATAAAATGAGTAAAAGAGCTGGTAATGTAATCCTAATGAGCGATATAGCTGAAGAGATTGGTTCAGATACGCTAAGATTTGTTTTCTTAACTAAAAAAAGTGATACTCACTTAGAGTTTGATTTAGATATGTTAAAAAATCAAGATAGTTCAAATCCAATTTTTTATATTAATTATGCATATGCTAGAATTAATCAAGTATTCAAAAAAAGTGAAAAAAGTTTTGAATCAGTATTAAATGAAAACTATGAAAATCTTAATCAAGATGGTTTAAATTTAGTATATGAGTCTTTATTAATGCCTTCAGTATTGGAAGAGGCATTTGCAAAAAGAGATATGCAAAAGATTACTGATTATCTTTATTCTCTTGCATCATCAGTACATAGATTTTACAATGAACATAAAATTGTTGGAAGTGATGATGAAAATAAATACTTAAAAGTTTTAAGTCTTTGTGCATTAACAATTAATGTAACATTAGGTTTATTAGGAATAAAAGCTAAAGAGGTGATGTAA
- the rsfS gene encoding ribosome silencing factor: MNKRLETIKAILDDKKAENIEVIDLTNKEYIVDYVVIATTLNPKHGFALLNYLKNDLKPLGEEFLRVDDDENWTIIDMGDIFIHLMSEKYREKYTIEEFLSELEAKA, encoded by the coding sequence TTGAACAAAAGATTAGAGACAATTAAAGCTATTTTAGATGATAAAAAAGCTGAAAACATTGAAGTTATTGACTTAACAAACAAAGAATATATAGTTGATTATGTGGTTATAGCTACTACATTAAACCCAAAACATGGATTTGCATTATTAAACTATTTAAAAAATGATTTAAAACCTTTAGGTGAAGAGTTTTTAAGAGTTGATGATGATGAAAATTGGACAATTATAGATATGGGTGATATTTTTATTCATCTAATGAGTGAAAAATATAGAGAAAAATATACTATTGAAGAGTTCTTAAGTGAACTTGAGGCTAAAGCCTAA
- the nadD gene encoding nicotinate (nicotinamide) nucleotide adenylyltransferase has protein sequence MHIAIFGGSFDPPHIGHQTIVKKALKKLDIDLLLIVPAYLNPLKVKSFLDAKTRFKLLKKLFSKKESVKVSSFEIDMKRPVYSIETIKFVLKKYKPEKLYLIIGADNYKSFHLWDSFEEIEKLVTLVVVTRDGIKYNNNGNVKKLKVDIKISSTELRNTFRLNYIPKKIRKDVKNIWKEKGKI, from the coding sequence GTGCATATAGCAATTTTTGGTGGAAGTTTTGACCCTCCACATATTGGTCACCAAACCATTGTAAAAAAAGCTTTAAAAAAGTTAGATATAGATTTATTGCTTATTGTCCCTGCATATTTAAATCCCCTTAAAGTCAAATCTTTTTTGGATGCTAAAACAAGATTTAAATTACTAAAAAAACTCTTTTCAAAAAAAGAATCTGTTAAAGTTTCTTCTTTTGAAATTGATATGAAAAGACCAGTTTATTCTATTGAAACAATTAAATTTGTTTTAAAAAAGTATAAACCTGAAAAACTGTACTTAATTATAGGTGCGGACAATTATAAGTCGTTTCATTTATGGGACAGTTTTGAAGAGATTGAAAAACTTGTAACCCTTGTTGTAGTTACTAGAGATGGAATAAAATACAATAACAATGGAAATGTTAAAAAACTAAAGGTTGATATTAAAATTAGTTCTACTGAATTAAGAAACACTTTTAGATTAAATTATATTCCCAAAAAAATTAGAAAAGATGTAAAAAACATCTGGAAAGAAAAAGGTAAAATTTGA
- a CDS encoding phosphoglycerate kinase translates to MKLQEIKNIDIDGKKVFIRCDFNVPMDEYNNITDDRRIKSALNTIRYCIDRDCSIILASHFGRPSEPGEEKYSLKPVAKRLHTLLKQEIKMAKNVIGDDTLETAQNLEAGEILLLENLRYEQGEKKNDEEFASKLASMADVYINDAFGVSHRAHASVEAITKFFDIKHKAAGFLLAKEIKFFYKIIEEPKRPFVSIIGGSKVSGKLEVLHNLITKVDKILIGGGMAFTFLKAQGYEVGKSLVEDDLIPDAKEIMQKAQELGVKLYLPVDIVAAEAFDADAIAKHVTAQEIPSEWMGLDIGPATAQLFRFALSDANTILWNGPMGVYEMEKFAKGSTRISNTVAQSFATTVVGGGDTADLVRVTGDEEDMTFISTGGGASLELIEGKVLPGVKALVLQD, encoded by the coding sequence ATGAAATTACAAGAGATTAAAAACATTGATATTGATGGGAAAAAAGTATTTATAAGATGTGACTTTAATGTACCTATGGATGAATATAATAATATTACAGACGATAGAAGAATAAAAAGTGCATTAAACACAATTAGATACTGTATTGATAGAGATTGTTCAATTATTTTGGCATCACACTTTGGTAGACCGTCTGAACCAGGAGAAGAGAAATATTCTTTAAAACCAGTTGCAAAAAGATTACACACTCTTTTAAAACAAGAGATAAAAATGGCAAAAAATGTAATTGGCGATGACACACTTGAAACTGCACAAAATCTTGAAGCAGGTGAGATTTTATTACTTGAAAACTTAAGATATGAGCAAGGTGAGAAAAAAAATGATGAAGAATTTGCTTCAAAACTAGCATCGATGGCTGATGTATATATCAATGATGCTTTTGGTGTTTCTCATAGAGCTCACGCATCTGTAGAGGCTATTACAAAATTCTTTGATATTAAACATAAAGCAGCAGGGTTTTTATTAGCAAAAGAGATTAAATTTTTCTATAAAATTATTGAAGAGCCAAAAAGACCATTTGTTTCTATTATTGGTGGGTCAAAGGTTTCTGGAAAGCTTGAAGTTTTACATAATCTAATTACAAAAGTTGATAAGATTTTAATTGGTGGAGGGATGGCGTTTACATTCTTAAAAGCCCAAGGTTATGAAGTAGGAAAATCATTAGTTGAAGATGATTTAATCCCTGATGCAAAAGAGATTATGCAAAAAGCACAAGAGTTAGGAGTTAAACTTTATCTACCTGTAGATATTGTTGCAGCTGAAGCTTTTGATGCAGATGCAATAGCTAAACATGTAACAGCTCAAGAGATTCCAAGTGAGTGGATGGGACTTGATATTGGACCAGCAACTGCTCAATTATTTAGATTTGCACTTTCAGATGCAAATACTATTTTATGGAATGGACCAATGGGTGTTTATGAAATGGAAAAATTTGCAAAGGGAAGTACTAGAATCTCTAATACTGTTGCTCAATCTTTTGCAACAACAGTTGTTGGTGGTGGAGATACAGCAGATTTAGTTAGAGTAACTGGAGATGAAGAGGATATGACATTTATCTCTACAGGTGGTGGAGCATCATTAGAGTTAATTGAAGGAAAAGTTTTACCTGGAGTTAAAGCTTTGGTTTTACAGGATTAA
- a CDS encoding triose-phosphate isomerase yields the protein MKIIASNFKTNHTRKSTASFIEEINGFLEENKIENEVIVFPTATSLDSFSTASNLTIGAQNAYAVDKGSFTGEIGTEQLDEFGIKTILIGHSERRHILGESQENIAKKYEFYKSKGYKIVYCIGEPLEVKQSGLEKTLEYIYEQFVGIDTNYENLILAYEPVWAIGTGVTATTDDIIKVHSAIKEKIDKPLLYGGSVKVENVKEICSLDGVDGALIGTASWNANDFKQILENTKEL from the coding sequence ATGAAAATAATTGCATCAAATTTTAAAACTAATCATACTAGAAAATCTACAGCATCTTTCATAGAAGAGATTAATGGTTTTTTAGAAGAAAATAAAATAGAAAATGAAGTTATAGTATTCCCAACTGCAACTTCATTAGATTCTTTTTCGACAGCTTCAAATTTAACTATTGGTGCACAAAATGCTTATGCAGTTGATAAAGGATCTTTTACAGGAGAAATTGGAACTGAACAATTAGATGAATTTGGAATAAAAACAATTTTAATTGGACACAGTGAAAGAAGACATATTTTAGGTGAATCTCAAGAGAATATTGCTAAAAAGTATGAGTTTTACAAAAGTAAAGGTTATAAAATTGTATATTGTATTGGAGAGCCTTTAGAGGTTAAACAAAGTGGTCTTGAAAAAACATTAGAGTATATTTATGAACAGTTTGTTGGTATTGACACAAATTATGAAAATTTAATCTTAGCTTATGAGCCAGTTTGGGCAATAGGTACTGGGGTTACAGCTACAACTGATGATATAATAAAAGTACATAGTGCAATAAAAGAAAAAATTGATAAACCATTACTATATGGTGGTTCAGTAAAAGTTGAAAATGTAAAAGAGATATGCTCTTTAGATGGTGTTGATGGTGCATTAATAGGTACTGCATCATGGAATGCTAATGACTTTAAACAAATTTTAGAAAATACAAAGGAATTATAA
- the fabI gene encoding enoyl-ACP reductase FabI, with protein sequence MIMKGKKGVILGVANNKSIAYGIAKACAAQGAEIAFTYLNDSLKKRVVPIAEEFGSADCVYPCDVSKPEEIKALKESIEKDMGKIDFIVHSIAFAPKEGLSGRFYDISKEAFDIAMDISVYSLIEVVRELKPLLSENSSVLTLTYYGGAKYIPNYNLMGVAKAALEMTTKYLAEDLGKDGIRVNAISAGPIKTLAAAGIGDFRFMLKWNEAHSPLKKNVSIDEVGNSGMYLLSDLSSAVTGEIHYVDSGFNIMGMPAVEFNEDGRPTIAWNGTDK encoded by the coding sequence ATGATTATGAAGGGTAAAAAAGGTGTTATTTTAGGTGTTGCAAATAATAAATCAATTGCATATGGTATAGCAAAAGCTTGTGCTGCTCAAGGAGCAGAAATTGCATTTACTTATTTAAATGATTCTCTTAAAAAAAGAGTTGTTCCAATTGCTGAAGAGTTTGGTAGTGCAGACTGTGTTTATCCATGTGATGTTTCAAAACCAGAAGAGATTAAAGCCTTAAAAGAATCTATTGAAAAAGATATGGGTAAAATTGATTTTATTGTACACTCAATTGCTTTTGCTCCAAAAGAGGGATTATCTGGAAGGTTTTATGATATTTCAAAAGAAGCATTTGATATTGCTATGGATATATCTGTTTATTCACTTATTGAAGTAGTAAGAGAATTAAAACCTTTATTATCAGAAAATTCATCTGTATTAACATTAACATATTATGGTGGAGCAAAATATATTCCAAACTACAACTTAATGGGAGTAGCAAAAGCTGCTTTAGAGATGACAACTAAATATTTAGCTGAGGATTTAGGGAAAGATGGAATTAGAGTAAATGCAATTAGTGCAGGACCAATTAAAACATTAGCTGCTGCAGGAATTGGTGATTTTAGGTTTATGTTAAAATGGAATGAAGCACACTCACCACTTAAAAAGAATGTTTCAATTGATGAAGTTGGAAATTCGGGTATGTATTTATTATCTGATTTAAGTTCGGCTGTTACAGGTGAGATTCATTATGTGGATTCAGGGTTTAATATCATGGGTATGCCAGCAGTTGAGTTCAACGAAGATGGAAGACCTACAATTGCTTGGAATGGTACGGATAAATAG
- the lysA gene encoding diaminopimelate decarboxylase, whose product MSINFKELADKYQTPYYVYDFDYITNQYQELKTAFKARKSLIAYAVKANSNLSVIKHLASLGAGADCVSIGEVKRALKVGIAPYKIIFSGVGKIDSEIKEALELGILMINVESDAELQRVETIAKELDVVARISIRVNPNIDPKTHPYISTGLHENKFGVDIDTAKRMYIQCKNSDNLEPTGIHCHIGSQLTELQPIKESVQIIADLVRNLSALKIELSFIDVGGGLGIIYDDEKLIDTNEYAQAILETMFGLDITIVCEPGRFLVGNSGTFVTKVLYEKINGEKRFVIVDGAMNDLIRPALYNAYHKIEVLNDNKEFSDCNLVGPVCESGDFFAKNIELPQTQHNDLVAIYSAGAYCFTMASNYNTRGKVAEIAYENGEYRLIRKRETFEDIIALEEEFIK is encoded by the coding sequence ATGAGTATTAATTTTAAAGAATTAGCAGACAAATATCAAACACCATATTATGTATATGATTTTGATTATATTACAAATCAATATCAAGAGTTAAAAACTGCATTTAAAGCAAGAAAGTCTTTAATCGCATATGCTGTAAAAGCAAACTCAAATCTATCAGTTATAAAACATTTAGCATCTTTAGGTGCAGGGGCTGATTGTGTTTCTATTGGTGAAGTAAAAAGAGCATTAAAAGTTGGAATAGCTCCATATAAGATTATTTTTTCAGGTGTTGGTAAAATTGACTCTGAAATAAAAGAAGCATTAGAACTTGGTATTTTAATGATAAATGTTGAATCAGATGCAGAGTTACAAAGAGTAGAAACTATTGCAAAAGAACTTGATGTTGTTGCAAGAATCTCTATTAGGGTTAATCCTAATATTGACCCAAAAACACATCCATATATTTCAACAGGATTACATGAAAATAAATTTGGTGTAGATATTGATACAGCAAAAAGAATGTATATTCAATGTAAAAACTCAGATAATTTAGAACCAACTGGTATTCATTGCCATATTGGTTCACAATTAACTGAACTTCAACCAATTAAAGAATCAGTTCAAATTATTGCTGATTTAGTAAGAAATCTTTCTGCTCTTAAAATTGAGCTTTCTTTTATAGATGTTGGTGGGGGACTTGGAATTATTTATGATGATGAAAAGTTAATTGATACAAATGAATATGCACAAGCAATTTTAGAAACAATGTTTGGTCTTGATATTACAATTGTATGTGAACCAGGAAGGTTTTTAGTAGGGAATAGTGGTACTTTTGTAACTAAAGTTTTATATGAAAAAATAAATGGTGAAAAAAGATTTGTTATTGTTGATGGAGCTATGAATGATTTAATTAGACCAGCTTTATACAATGCCTACCATAAAATTGAAGTTTTAAATGATAATAAAGAGTTTAGCGATTGTAATTTAGTTGGTCCTGTTTGTGAAAGTGGAGATTTCTTTGCTAAAAATATTGAATTACCACAAACACAACATAATGATTTGGTTGCTATATATTCTGCAGGAGCTTATTGTTTTACAATGGCAAGCAATTATAATACTAGGGGAAAAGTTGCTGAAATTGCATATGAAAATGGTGAATATAGATTAATCAGAAAAAGAGAGACTTTTGAAGATATAATTGCTTTAGAAGAAGAGTTTATAAAATAA
- the pheA gene encoding chorismate mutase, with the protein MSETGLQELRDKLDSIDNELLKLINKRMEVVHQVGALKAQSGGAIYRPEREKAIIDRLESLNDGKLNRTAIEALFLEIFAISRNLELPENIAYLGPEGSFTHQAAEGRFGAMSSYLPIGSIKGVFREVSSKKAKFGVIPIENSSNGIVSDTISCLSNYDLKIIAEVVLNIHHTLATTCDKVSDIKRIYSKDIAFDQCSRFLENVGLDEVEHIPVESTTKAAKLALNEKGSAAICSHVGAKIYNLPILFENIEDKDNNKTRFFIVSDFENGKSEHDKTSILVKLPNTPGALVEFLTDFDRAGINLTKIKSHIVEGVSIFFIDFNGHKDDDNVKTIFDKHGESIKFLGSYVKEVEDI; encoded by the coding sequence ATGAGTGAGACTGGACTACAAGAATTAAGAGATAAGTTAGATTCAATTGATAATGAATTATTAAAACTTATAAATAAAAGAATGGAAGTTGTTCATCAAGTTGGAGCGTTAAAAGCACAAAGTGGGGGAGCAATATATAGACCTGAAAGGGAAAAAGCTATTATTGATAGACTTGAGTCATTAAATGATGGTAAACTAAATAGAACTGCAATTGAAGCACTTTTTTTAGAGATTTTTGCTATTTCTAGAAATTTAGAACTTCCAGAAAATATAGCATATTTAGGTCCTGAAGGAAGTTTTACTCATCAAGCAGCAGAGGGTAGATTTGGTGCAATGAGTTCATATTTGCCAATTGGCTCTATTAAAGGTGTATTTAGGGAAGTTAGTTCAAAAAAAGCAAAATTTGGAGTTATACCTATTGAAAACTCTTCAAATGGAATTGTAAGTGATACCATTAGTTGTCTTTCAAATTATGACCTTAAAATTATTGCTGAAGTGGTTCTAAATATTCACCATACTCTAGCAACAACATGTGATAAGGTTTCAGATATAAAAAGAATTTATTCTAAAGATATTGCCTTTGATCAATGTAGTAGATTTTTAGAGAATGTTGGACTTGATGAAGTTGAACATATACCTGTTGAGTCAACAACAAAAGCTGCAAAATTAGCTTTAAATGAAAAAGGAAGTGCAGCAATTTGTTCCCATGTTGGAGCAAAGATTTATAATCTTCCAATTTTATTTGAAAATATTGAAGATAAAGATAACAATAAAACAAGATTTTTTATTGTTAGTGATTTTGAAAATGGTAAAAGTGAACATGATAAAACATCAATATTAGTTAAATTACCAAATACTCCTGGTGCATTAGTTGAATTTCTAACAGATTTTGATAGAGCAGGAATAAACCTGACAAAAATCAAATCACACATTGTAGAGGGTGTTTCTATTTTCTTTATTGATTTCAATGGACATAAAGATGATGATAATGTAAAAACAATTTTTGATAAACATGGTGAATCTATAAAATTCTTAGGTTCATATGTTAAAGAAGTAGAGGATATTTAA
- the hisC gene encoding histidinol-phosphate transaminase, translated as MKFNKVLDNCKIYEAGKPIELVVREYGVDTKDIVKLASNENPYGTSPKVTKKIQDISKNMFMYPDDSMYELKEALANKFKVTSENIVIGAGSDQVIDFLVKAKCDENSKILMSKTTFAMYEIYGRQAGAEILRTPDDQHNLEQFEAMYKEHGADMIFLCLPNNPLGECLDTKDVYEFLEKIDSETLVVVDGAYQEYAAFKDSKKRIDPADLINKFPNTVYLGTFSKAYALGGMRTGYGIGQVDIIKTMYKLRPPFNISTLSLAAAIEALKDEEFVNECIKLNFDEMKRYEEYALNKGFSYIDSYTNFITLKFEDKYISKEVAQNLLERGIIIRDLTSYGVNAIRITIGSEEQNTKVFKVLDEVLDELKK; from the coding sequence ATGAAATTTAATAAAGTTCTGGATAATTGTAAAATCTATGAAGCAGGAAAGCCAATTGAGCTTGTAGTTAGAGAATATGGAGTTGATACAAAAGATATTGTAAAGCTTGCTTCAAATGAGAATCCATATGGAACCTCACCAAAAGTAACTAAAAAAATTCAAGATATTTCAAAAAATATGTTTATGTATCCTGATGATTCAATGTATGAATTAAAAGAAGCTCTTGCTAATAAGTTTAAAGTTACTAGTGAAAACATTGTTATTGGTGCAGGAAGTGACCAAGTAATTGATTTTTTAGTAAAAGCAAAATGTGATGAAAATTCTAAAATTTTAATGAGCAAAACTACTTTTGCTATGTATGAAATTTATGGAAGACAAGCAGGTGCTGAAATTTTAAGAACACCGGATGATCAGCACAATTTAGAGCAATTTGAAGCTATGTATAAAGAACATGGTGCAGATATGATTTTCTTATGTTTGCCAAATAATCCACTTGGTGAGTGCTTGGATACAAAAGATGTCTATGAGTTTTTAGAAAAAATTGATAGTGAGACATTAGTTGTTGTTGATGGTGCTTATCAAGAATATGCGGCATTTAAAGATTCAAAAAAGAGAATTGATCCAGCTGATTTAATAAATAAATTCCCAAATACAGTTTATTTAGGAACATTCTCAAAAGCTTATGCTTTAGGTGGAATGAGAACTGGATATGGAATTGGTCAAGTTGATATTATAAAAACAATGTATAAATTAAGACCTCCATTTAATATTTCAACATTATCTCTTGCAGCTGCTATTGAGGCATTAAAAGATGAAGAGTTTGTAAATGAGTGCATAAAACTTAATTTTGATGAAATGAAAAGATATGAAGAGTATGCTTTAAATAAAGGTTTTTCATATATAGATAGTTATACAAATTTTATTACACTGAAATTTGAAGATAAATATATCTCTAAAGAAGTTGCTCAAAACTTACTTGAAAGAGGTATTATTATAAGAGATTTAACTTCTTATGGAGTTAATGCAATAAGAATTACAATTGGATCAGAAGAACAAAATACAAAAGTATTTAAAGTATTAGATGAAGTATTGGACGAACTAAAAAAATAA